One window of Vespula pensylvanica isolate Volc-1 chromosome 13, ASM1446617v1, whole genome shotgun sequence genomic DNA carries:
- the LOC122633707 gene encoding glutathione S-transferase-like, with protein MPSYKLTYFPVKALAEPIRFIFSYAGVEFEDVRFDREDWPKIKPTTPFGQVPMLEVDGKKVNQSTAIARYLAKQHGLAGKNDWEALEIDAIVDTIHDLRAKIAAHHYEQNAEAKAAKLKVANEVVPYFLERLDNQVKNNGGYFVGGALSWADFTFVALLDYLNFMSKSNIIEKYDNLKALKEKVENIPAIKKWVEKHPESGF; from the exons aTGCCTTCCTACAAGTTGACATACTTTCCTGTAAAAGCGTTGGCAGAGCCAATCCGTTTTATTTTCAGTTATGCTGGAGTCGAGTTTGAAGACGTTCGTTTTGATAGAGAAGATTGGCCGAAGATAAAACCGA ctACACCTTTTGGACAAGTACCTATGTTGGAAGTAGATGGAAAAAAAGTCAATCAATCTACTGCCATCGCTCGTTATTTAGCTAAGCAACATGGTCTTGCTGGAAAGAACGACTGGGAAGCTTTGGAAATAGATGCTATTGTCGACACCATTCACGATCTTCGTGCAA AGATTGCTGCACATCATTATGAACAAAATGCCGAAGCAAAAGCTGCAAAATTAAAGGTAGCTAATGAAGTAGTACCATATTTTTTGGAACGTTTAGACAatcaagtaaaaaataatggagGTTACTTTGTGGGCGGTGCTTTAAGTTGGGCAGATTTTACTTTTGTCGCTCTGTTggattatttgaattttatgtCAAAGtctaatattatcgaaaaatatgataatctCAAAGCATTGAAGGAAAAGGTTGAAAACATTCCTGCTATCAAAAAATGGGTTGAGAAACATCCGGAATCTGGATTCTAA
- the LOC122633695 gene encoding AFG3-like protein 2 has product MASQLLLSAKRLEKILLVSVQKGHFDTFQLKRHLSFLKKCYTMPVFEELQQQWRLLCMQSPKGFEKFFKRGGAKPNKVNEQTDKKSGSTSSKDAPSSKQSSSSPKGSETNWTSKIFGTNWQQGQGDKSFGDYDKYTWWGLLFLATITAFVYLFSEDIYSRQVTWREFVHNYLSKGMVEKLEVVNKKYVRVKLLPGHSIDGYTTLWFNIGSTETFERNLENIQIELNIEPENDVPVVYKSEIEASTILTYLVQLLFFALAIYMLRRSMEAISGKGGRRRGLFGGVMESTAKLINSKDIDVRFKDVAGCEEAKIEIMEFVNFLKNPKQYIDLGAKIPKGAMLTGPPGTGKTLLAKATAGEADVPFISVSGSEFLEMFVGVGPSRVRDMFSMARKHAPCILFIDEIDAVGRKRGGRNFGGHSEQENTLNQLLVEMDGFNTTTNVVVLAATNRVDILDKALLRPGRFDRQIYVPAPDIKGRASIFKVHLACLKTLLNKDDLARKMASLTPGFTGADIANVCNEAALIAARDMNDNIQLTHFEQAIERVVAGMEKKTNVLQPEEKRTVAYHEAGHAVAGWFLEYADPLLKVSIIPRGKGLGYAQYLPREQYLYSKEQLFDRMCMTLGGRVSEEIFFGRITTGARDDLQKITENAYAQIVQFGMNEKVGNISFERPQPGEATIDKPYSESTAQLIDSEVRQLIDSAHKRTRDLLTKHKEDVAKVAERLLKQEILNRDDMIELLGPRPFKEKSSYEEFVEGTGSFEEDTTLPEGLQEWNKSRTETDNKSESKESLPPNPPSKTPSTETTKNQP; this is encoded by the exons atggCAAgccaattattattatctgcaaaaagattggaaaaaattttattagtgTCCGTTCAAAAGGGACATTTTGATACATTTCAG TTGAAAAGACATTTATCATTTctgaaaaaatgttatacaaTGCCTGTATTTGAAGAATTGCAACAACAATGGAGATTATTGTGTATGCAATCACCTAAaggatttgaaaaattttttaaacgag GAGGGGCAAAGCCAAATAAAGTTAATGAACAAACGGATAAAAAATCGGGGAGCACATCGAGTAAAGATGCTCCATCCAGTAAACAATCCTCATCTAGTCCTAAAGGTTCTGAGACTAATTGGACATCTAAGATTTTTGGTACAAACTGGCAGCAAGGGCAAGGAGACAAATCATTTGGCGATTATGATAAATACACATGGTGGGGATTGCTTTTCCTAGCAACTATAACAGCATTTGTCTATTTATTCTcagaagatatatattctcGACAAGTTACATGGAGAGAATTTGTCCACAA CTACTTAAGTAAAGGAATGGTAGAAAAATTGGaagttgtaaataaaaaatacgttaGAGTCAAACTTCTTCCTGGTCATAGTATAGATGGATAT ACTACATTATGGTTCAATATTGGAAGCACTGaaacttttgaaagaaatttagaaaatattcaaatagaattaaatatagAACCTGAAAATGATGTTCCCGTTGTATATAAATCTGAGATAGAAGCATCGACTATACTGACATATTTAGTACAATTACTTTTCTTTG CACTAGCTATATACATGTTGCGACGTTCGATGGAAGCGATAAGTGGAAAAGGtggtagaagaagaggattaTTTGGCGGTGTGATGGAATCAActgcaaaattaattaattcaaaagaTATCGACGTTCGATTTAA AGATGTGGCTGGATGCGAAGAAGCAAAGATTGAAATTATggaatttgtaaattttttgaaaaatcctAAACAATATATAGATCTTGGAGCGAAAATCCCAAAAGGAGCTATGTTGACAG GTCCTCCTGGAACAGGAAAAACATTGCTTGCTAAAGCAACGGCCGGAGAAGCGGACGTGCCATTCATTTCCGTGTCAGGTTCAGAATTTTTAGAAATGTTTGTGGGTGTTGGACCTTCTAGAGTAAGAGATATGTTTTCTATGGCAAGAAAACATGCAccatgtattttatttatcgatgaaatcgatgcggtaggaaggaaaagaggtgGTCGTAATTTTGGCGGGCATTCGGAGCAAGAAAATACACTTAATCAACTTTTGGTGGAAATGGATG GATTTAACACGACAACTAACGTAGTTGTGTTAGCGGCAACTAATCGAGTAGATATTTTGGATAAGGCACTTTTAAGACCTGGTAGATTCGATAGGCAAATTTATGTTCCTGCGCCGGATATCAAAGGACGTGCTTCCATATTCAAGGTGCACTTGGCTTGTTTAAAAACATTGTTGAACAAAGATGACTTGGCAAGAAAAATGGCATCCTTGACACCTGGTTTTACAG gAGCTGATATAGCCAACGTTTGTAACGAAGCAGCTCTCATAGCGGCAAGAGATATGAATGATAATATTCAACTAACACATTTCGAACAAGCCATTGAAAGAGTAGTTGCTGgtatggaaaagaaaacgaatgttTTGCAAccagaagaaaagagaacagtTGCATATCACGAAGCTGGTCATGCAGTGGCAGGTTGGTTCTTGGAATACGCAGATCCGCTTTTGAAG GTATCTATTATACCGAGAGGAAAGGGATTAGGCTATGCTCAATATTTACCACGTGAACAGTATCTTTACTCGAAAGAACAATTGTTCGATCGAATGTGTATGACACTTGGAGGCAGAGTTtcggaagaaatattttttggtcGCATAACAACAGGCGCTAGAGACGATTTACAAAAG ATAACAGAAAACGCCTACGCTCAAATCGTGCAGTTTGGTATGAACGAAAAAGTAGGTAATATTAGCTTTGAAAGACCACAACCTGGTGAAGCAACTATAGACAAACCCTATTCCGAGAGCACAGCACAACTTATCGACAGTGAAGTCCGTCAGCTAATTGACAGCGCGCATAAACGCACACGTGATCTTCTTACAAAGCATAAGGAGGATGTAGCTAAG GTCGCAGAACGTCTTTTGAAACAAGAGATTTTAAATAGAGACGATATGATAGAATTACTTGGACCTAGACcgttcaaagaaaaatcaagcTACGAAGAATTCGTTGAAGGTACTGGTTCCTTTGAAGAAGATACCACATTACCAGAGGGTTTACAAGAATGGAATAAATCTAGAACAGAAACTGATAATAAATCGGAAAGTAAAGAGAGCTTACCTCCTAATCCACCTTCAAAAACACCATCTACTGAAACAACTAAAAATCAGccgtaa
- the LOC122633702 gene encoding mitochondrial enolase superfamily member 1-like isoform X2, which yields MDISIVDVEVKDIRFPTSLKADGSDAMHTDPDYSCAYVILKTNTDIRGYGLTFTLGRGTEIVVQACKSLSTLLKNQKVLNIFNDFASFWRKLTSESQLRWIGPEKGVIHLATAAIINALWDMWARIEKKPVWKLLVDLTPEQLVSTIDFRYITDFITKEEAIRMLRNNEVDKKKREKFLIENGYPAYTTQIGWLGYSDEKVKELCKKFLDLGFTSFKAKVGQNIKDDIQRCRLIRETIGYENKLMLDANQVWDVEEAIEWMKQLKEFKPVWIEEPTSPDDILGHAKIAEELKSIGIAVATGEMCANRVMFKQLLQSKAIQFCQIDSARIGGINEILAVYFMAKKIGIPVCPHAGGIGLCEMVQHLQMWDFISLSGTTTDRVIEYVDQQHEHFENPVQLRNACYMPPIAPGYSTKLKNDCISNYIYPDGTEWRRTFN from the exons ATGGATATCAGCATAGTTGACGTCGAAGTAAAGGATATTAGATTTCCTACGTCGTTGAAGGCAGATGGTAGCGATGCTATG cATACAGATCCCGATTATTCGTGTGCATATGTCATCTTAAAAACTAACACAGATATTCGTGGATACGGATTAACATTTACTTTGGGTAGAGGAACTGAAATTG TTGTCCAGGCATGCAAATCTTTGTCTACtttgttaaaaaatcaaaaagttttaaatatcTTCAATGACTTTGCATCATTCTGGCGAAAACTGACTAGTGAATCGCAATTGAGATGG attgGTCCGGAAAAAGGTGTCATTCATCTTGCCACAGCTGCTATAATAAATGCTTTGTGGGATATGTGGGctcgtatagaaaaaaagccTGTTTGGAAACTTCTTGTAGATCTAACACCAGAACAATTGGTTTCTACCATCGACTTTAGATACAT taccgattttattacgaaagaagagGCGATACGAATGTTAAGAAATAATgaagtagataaaaaaaagcgcgaaaaatttttaatcgaaaatggATATCCTGCTTACACTACACAAATAGGCTGGTTGGGTTACAGCGACGAAAAAGTTAAAGaactttgtaaaaaatttttagattTGGGATTTACATCTTTTAAAGCAAAAGTTGgtcaaaatataaaagacgATATTCAACGATGTCGTTTGATACGCGAAACGATCGGATATGAAAACAAGCTGATGTTGGATGCTAATCAGGTTTGGGATGTTGAGGAAGCAATTGAATGGATGAAGCAATTGAAGGAATTTAAACCAGTTTGGATAGAAGAGCCCACTTCACCGGATGACATTTTAGGCCATGCTAAGATTGCCGAGGAATTGAAGTCTATTGGCATAGCTGTTGCAACTGGCGAGATGTGTGCAAATCGTGTAATGTTTAAACAATTGTTACAATCAAAAGCTATCCAATTTTGTCAAATAGACTCTGCTAGAATAGGTGGAATCAACGAAATATTAGCTGTATATTTTATGGCTAAAAAGATTggaa TACCAGTATGCCCACATGCTGGAGGTATAGGTTTATGCGAAATGGTTCAACATCTTCAAATGTGGGATTTCATATCTCTTAGTGGAACAACTACAGATCGTGTTATAGAATACGTAGATCAACAACATGAACATTTTGAAAATCCAGTACAGCTCAGAAATGCATGTTATATGCCACCTATTGCTCCAGGTTATTCGACTAAGCTTAAGAATGACTGTATTTCGAATTATATCTATCCTGATGGAACAGAATGGCGACGTACGTTTAATTAA
- the LOC122633702 gene encoding mitochondrial enolase superfamily member 1-like isoform X1, with amino-acid sequence MDISIVDVEVKDIRFPTSLKADGSDAMHTDPDYSCAYVILKTNTDIRGYGLTFTLGRGTEIVVQACKSLSTLLKNQKVLNIFNDFASFWRKLTSESQLRWIGPEKGVIHLATAAIINALWDMWARIEKKPVWKLLVDLTPEQLVSTIDFRYINIFFYSTDFITKEEAIRMLRNNEVDKKKREKFLIENGYPAYTTQIGWLGYSDEKVKELCKKFLDLGFTSFKAKVGQNIKDDIQRCRLIRETIGYENKLMLDANQVWDVEEAIEWMKQLKEFKPVWIEEPTSPDDILGHAKIAEELKSIGIAVATGEMCANRVMFKQLLQSKAIQFCQIDSARIGGINEILAVYFMAKKIGIPVCPHAGGIGLCEMVQHLQMWDFISLSGTTTDRVIEYVDQQHEHFENPVQLRNACYMPPIAPGYSTKLKNDCISNYIYPDGTEWRRTFN; translated from the exons ATGGATATCAGCATAGTTGACGTCGAAGTAAAGGATATTAGATTTCCTACGTCGTTGAAGGCAGATGGTAGCGATGCTATG cATACAGATCCCGATTATTCGTGTGCATATGTCATCTTAAAAACTAACACAGATATTCGTGGATACGGATTAACATTTACTTTGGGTAGAGGAACTGAAATTG TTGTCCAGGCATGCAAATCTTTGTCTACtttgttaaaaaatcaaaaagttttaaatatcTTCAATGACTTTGCATCATTCTGGCGAAAACTGACTAGTGAATCGCAATTGAGATGG attgGTCCGGAAAAAGGTGTCATTCATCTTGCCACAGCTGCTATAATAAATGCTTTGTGGGATATGTGGGctcgtatagaaaaaaagccTGTTTGGAAACTTCTTGTAGATCTAACACCAGAACAATTGGTTTCTACCATCGACTTTAGATACAT aaatattttcttttacagtaccgattttattacgaaagaagagGCGATACGAATGTTAAGAAATAATgaagtagataaaaaaaagcgcgaaaaatttttaatcgaaaatggATATCCTGCTTACACTACACAAATAGGCTGGTTGGGTTACAGCGACGAAAAAGTTAAAGaactttgtaaaaaatttttagattTGGGATTTACATCTTTTAAAGCAAAAGTTGgtcaaaatataaaagacgATATTCAACGATGTCGTTTGATACGCGAAACGATCGGATATGAAAACAAGCTGATGTTGGATGCTAATCAGGTTTGGGATGTTGAGGAAGCAATTGAATGGATGAAGCAATTGAAGGAATTTAAACCAGTTTGGATAGAAGAGCCCACTTCACCGGATGACATTTTAGGCCATGCTAAGATTGCCGAGGAATTGAAGTCTATTGGCATAGCTGTTGCAACTGGCGAGATGTGTGCAAATCGTGTAATGTTTAAACAATTGTTACAATCAAAAGCTATCCAATTTTGTCAAATAGACTCTGCTAGAATAGGTGGAATCAACGAAATATTAGCTGTATATTTTATGGCTAAAAAGATTggaa TACCAGTATGCCCACATGCTGGAGGTATAGGTTTATGCGAAATGGTTCAACATCTTCAAATGTGGGATTTCATATCTCTTAGTGGAACAACTACAGATCGTGTTATAGAATACGTAGATCAACAACATGAACATTTTGAAAATCCAGTACAGCTCAGAAATGCATGTTATATGCCACCTATTGCTCCAGGTTATTCGACTAAGCTTAAGAATGACTGTATTTCGAATTATATCTATCCTGATGGAACAGAATGGCGACGTACGTTTAATTAA
- the LOC122633709 gene encoding histidine triad nucleotide-binding protein 3, with protein sequence MAAEAQCIFCKIIKNESPSEKIYEDEYVTCIKDINPASDHHYLILPNKHINTAKDLQPADIKLYDKIVACVQLVMQKQGFDMNSTRTGFHWPPFNTVNHLHLHLISPVENMSIVKRMVFKLDTPWFVSTDYVRSRLQKKDT encoded by the exons ATGGCCGCCGAAGCACAATGCATATTctgtaagataataaaaaatgaaagtccgagtgaaaaaatttatgag GATGAATACGTTACTTGTATCAAAGATATCAATCCAGCATCAGATCATCATTACTTAATATTGCCAAATAAGCATATAAATACTGCTAAAGATTTACAACCTGCTGACATCAAGCTTT ATGATAAAATTGTTGCTTGTGTTCAATTAGTAATGCAAAAACAAGGATTTGACATGAATTCTACAAGGACTGGTTTTCATTGGCCCCCATTTAACACAGTAAATCACCTTCATTTACATCTTATTTCTCCTGTAGAAAATATGTCCATTGTCAAACGAATGGTGTTTAAACTCGACACTCCTTGGTTTGTAAGC ACGGACTATGTGAGATCAcgtttacaaaagaaagatacatga
- the LOC122633698 gene encoding uncharacterized protein LOC122633698 isoform X3, which yields MNIMKISDCNSGSLLKTADQLKIKGLCEVPESKDGPPSVSLSSPPREPGTPRLNFTRLKRHHPRYKRARTSFEPRATDSRHYDRYKEEETSDSYGRNNKENHRDWQAEDEECTEVAAAAAAVVLESCQRNSNNSSNGNGTNNNNNNGDMFCHTGLGHYGHHPDPGEVDLPPETQPTPPSATLVGTTITHLRDSDHHSTEIQNCDSVKIKFETLHTMDSSDTIDIDSHMSDRASVSSKNAADSDNMMMITPELLGLMPSGSSIHSDSGENNSRGHSGQSSSHHHGTKSWTQDDMDAALEALRNHDMSLTKASATFGIPSTTLWQRAHRLGIDTPKKDGPTKSWSDESLNNALEALRTGTISANKASKAFGIPSSTLYKIARREGIRLAAPFNASPTTWSPADLDRALEAIRSGQTSVQRASTEFGIPTGTLYGRCKREGIELSRSNPTPWSEDAMTEALEAVRLGHMSINQAAIHYNLPYSSLYGRFKRGKYEEPVVGDLSQDGTNPHFHQSPTQNHSSTIPDQMSYQGS from the exons atgaatataatgaaaattagtGATTGTAATTCGGGG tcGCTTTTGAAAACGGCCGACCAGCTGAAAATTAAGGGCCTCTGTGAGGTTCCTGAAAGCAAGGACGGGCCACCATCAGTGAGCTTGAGCTCACCGCCAAGAGAACCTGGTACACCAAGATTAAACTTTACCAGGTTGAAGAGACATCATCCGAGGTATAAGAGAGCGAGAACGTCATTCGAGCCTCGTGCCACTGATTCCAGGCACTACGATAGATATAAAGAAGAGGAGACTAGCGATAGTTACGGTCGCAATAACAAAGAG AATCACAGAGACTGGCAGGCCGAAGATGAAGAGTGTACGGAGGTGgcagcggcagcagcagcagtagttcTGGAAAGCTGCCAACGTAACAgtaacaacagcagcaacggTAACGGtacaaacaacaacaacaataacg GTGACATGTTCTGTCACACAGGGCTAGGTCATTACGGTCATCACCCAGATCCTGGAGAGGTAGATCTGCCTCCGGAAACACAGCCCACACCACCGAGCGCTACTTTGGTCGGTACCACTATTACTCATCTGCGAGACTCTGATCATCATTCGACTG AGATACAAAATTGCGATAGCGTGAAGATCAAGTTCGAAACTCTACACACGATGGATTCTTCGGACACGATCGATATCGACAGTCACATGTCGGATAGAGCGAGCGTAAGCTCAAAAAATGCAGCGGACAGCGACAATATGATGATGATCACGCCTGAACTTCTCGGACTCATGCCTTCTGGCAGTTCGATTCACTCGGACTCGGGTGAAAACAATTCGAGAGGTCATTCTGGACAATCGAGTTCACATCATCATGGTACCAAATCTTGGACTCAGGACGACATGGACGCCGCGTTGGAAGCCTTAAGGAATCACGACATGAGTCTTACGAAAGCATCTG CTACATTTGGTATCCCATCGACGACGCTCTGGCAAAGAGCACATCGTTTAGGCATCGACACGCCAAAAAAGGACGGACCTACGAAATCCTGGAGCGACGAGAGTTTAAATAATGCGTTAGAAGCATTAAGGACAGGAACGATCTCAGCTAACAAAGCGTCGAAAGCGTTTGGTATACCTTCCAGTACTCTCTACAAAATAGCAAGAAGAGAGGGTATTAGATTAGCTGCACCTTTTAACGCGAGTCCTACTACCTGGTCACCTGCCGATCTAGATCGTGCTTTAGAAGCAATAAGATCCGGTCAGACGTCTGTCCAAAGAGCCTCGACAGAATTTGGTATTCCCACGGGAACTCTCTATGGTAGGTGTAAAAGAGAAGGGATTGAACTTAGTAGAAGTAATCCTACGCCTTGGAGTGAAGATGCTATGACTGAAGCTCTCGAAGCTGTTAg ACTAGGTCACATGAGCATCAATCAAGCAGCTATTCATTATAACTTACCTTACTCCTCGTTGTACGGACGTTTTAAAAGAGGCAAATACGAAGAACCAGTAGTCGGTGATTTATCACAGGACGGCACCAATCCACATTTTCATCAAAGTCCAACGCAGAATCACTCGTCCACGATTCCCGATCAAATGTCTTATCAGGGTAGCTGA